In Panicum virgatum strain AP13 chromosome 5K, P.virgatum_v5, whole genome shotgun sequence, the genomic window AACCAAAAACTGTGTTAATGTTTTCTCCATGGCTGTGCTAATATTAAGCTAATTGTTCTTCTGTGACTAGTGAGTATAAAAGCCCTGCTTTGCTATGCATTCAGAAAATTTGCAGTGATGCTTAAGTTTTCTTTCATATGATCATACTAGTCACTTGTAGACCTTACATTTTAAAACATCAATATCTTTATTATCTGTTAGGTTCATGCTTATATCAAGGCACAATGCAGCTCCCTCGGCACTTTACACAGTGGTAAAAATGTTGATGTTTGCTCTGACCTCTGAGGAATGTAAATGGACGCATCTGATGTGGTTTTCTTTCGCTCATTACTTTCAATATCCTGCAGTGTTGCAGAGATGAAAGCTGGAAAAGCATGGCAAAATATTGCGTCGAAGATTTACCAGTTCTTTTAAAGGCTGAGGGTCTTGACAATGTTCAAACAATTTTGTCCCGTTTTATTGATTCTCTTCCAGCTAATGCTGGATCTTTGATCAAATGGGTTGCTGAAGTTaggagaaaagaggaagaaggaTCATGCTtaagcaaagaggagaaggaaaggcTTTTTGTGAAGGTCATTTTCCCATTTCATTTTTCGCTGCTAGATCAAAGCTTTTGCTTCCTAAGTAACATGCCTTGTGATCACATGCAGGAAAATGTATTACAGCAAGTTCGTGATACCAAGCTATTTATGATAGTCCATGACCTGCAATGTGCTCGCATCCAATGTTGTACTGGTTCGTCATCAAGTGAAGATTCCATTACTAGGATTGCAGCCTCTGTGTGTAGTCAAGGAGCTGCAATGTTATCAGGAAACCTTGCATCAAGTAATGGTTTCTGCTGCTGGGAAACACATTTCAAATGTGTTCAAGCAAATGGTGGTGGAACTAATACTGTTATCTCAGGCTCTGTGGTATCTGAAGGCAATGAACAGGGTGTTGATATGCTTTTACCAATACCCCCTCTCAGCATGAGTCCGTGCAATTCAAACATGGTCAATGAAATCATCAAATATCCATCAAGCACAGATGTTCTAACCGTTCTACTGCTGGCTTTGCATCCCAGCACATGGTTCAGCATCATGGATGAGAAGCTGAAAGACGAATTTCAGACTCTTGTTTCAACAGACAATCTACCAGATATTCTTAAACAGGAAGTGTGTTGTCACAATCCAAGCATGCCTATTTGTCTACTTTTGTTCCCTATAAAATTTTTTCCTGAAAAAATAAGATGCACAAAACATTTTCTCTTGTGGAAATTATGTGAAATTTTAGAGGTCTTAGATGGTGCAGTTCTAGATGGTTTGGGGCTGTTTTTGCTTCATCTATTTCCACTCTAGCCCTGGTTGGAATGGCACGGGGAACTTTGTGGTTAATTAGTCAACTGTCCCCTATGAATCTGGATTTTTGAGTTCAATGTTTCTTTCATGACTAAAAGTAGTTTTATTAACTTTGATAGAATTATTGTCACCGACTGTAATATATGTGTTTACATGTCGTAACTGTTTTTAATAGTTTCCCAATATATTTGATACCGCAATATTATATGCTCAAGCTGGCCTTCAGCCGCAACCTAAATCCACCACTTTGTAGTGACACAAGGAGCGCATGGCTGGATAGGGTGGGGCACAGATCGAGATCTCTATATCAAGCTTTGTGCTAATTGGATCATAGCATATAGCCTTCTTAAGTGAACTTTGAAACTACTATCCCAAATCCATCATTGCCATCACAAACTAAAAGATAGACATAAAAgtagttttttttcaaaagtggGTTATAGTGGCGCCATAATGGTTCAAGTGAACTGCCGCAGTGACCGCTGCAGCAGAAATAGTAGGCTATAGTGGCGCTATTAGTGGTTCAAGCATGTTGGCATTCATAAACTCATTTTTAGGTATTCATTGCATAGTGTGAGAGAGACTaagattttgattttttttttacttgttCAAATTGTGGATGCcagatttttttagaaaaccaaaatgttatttttttaaaaaaaatccaattcTACACCTAAACCTAATATCTTTCTTCTAAGGTTTCAGTGCTAAGCATTCGCGCACACTATATTTGGGGTACTAGTTTTTCTATTTGTTACACCTTGAAGTTTTTCTATTTGTTACACCttgacatagaaaacttgaagaaaaatatttatttttcagaTATGTAAAGGCATCTCTCCACAATGAGAATGTTATCGGGATAATCTTTCACATGTCTTCTATTCATTCCATGACTTATTCATACCTCATTGGAAAACAAGTTTATTATGAGTTATTTATTCCATGTCAATATGAATGCTTCCTTATACTAGCAGATTGGCAGGGGAAGTATCCAGTGTACCTCTTTTATCTGCTGGCAGATACCGCAGCTAAGTATAACTTTTTTATGTGCTGACAGATAATTCATCTAAGGCGGCAACTCTATTATCTGAAGGCTTGTAAGGACGAGGAAATATGAGGACCTTGTGCCACCGTCCCCTCAGCAGTGATGCAAGTGCAGCAACCCTATCACTTGATGAGTTTATTTGCTGGAACTTGAGGTCAAGAGAAAAGTTACAAGAGTGGTACTGGGCGAGCAATTACATGAGGATAATTCTTATAGTAGTGATGGCATAATGTTGTTAGGAAAATTGCCTATGTACCACACATCCTGAATGGTGTTGAAAACATATATCATTATTGATAAGTTTTGGCATCATTTTAAGAAGGATTATTATTCCTTTCTTAAATAATGATGTAACTTAGTCTTGTTAATTGATAGACCCTTTCTCTTATAGTCTTATTCtcatccaaaaatccaaatagATTTTGTTTTCACTTTAATTGTACATTCGTACATATGTAACAATCATTCATAAAAAGAAATATCGCGATAAATGTGGTCTAACTAATGGATGTGGAGGGGAGTATTTGTACCTTCTAATTATGTACTAGTTTTCACTAGTATGTAAGCGTTCAAAGATCAAGTTTCTGGATATTCAAAGGTATTCAGACCCAAGTGATTTTAAATACACGGCTCATGATTTATGTTTTGTGAaagcttttttcatttttgttttttGGCGCCCTTCTTTCTGAATGAAATGATGTGATGAATCATGTAACAACAATTATTCAGAGGTACCTCTGTCACAATGTTATTGACTGGCTGTTTGTACCACTATATATCAATGATCcaggctcccccccccccccccccccggccttTCGCATGCATTTAATTCCCCTGGTGGCGTTTAAATACAGCAAATGATCGCTGATTTTgtagggaaaaagaaaagaaaagattttATTTCTAGACAAAAGAGGAACCACATAGTGATACCTTCAGTAACAAACACGCCCTACTTTCAGTACAAGAATTATGCTGAGGTAATTCTTGTGGATGAAAGTCTTCCACAGGATAAAAGGCTTTCTCTGGAATTTGGTTGTAGGTGTGGCTGTGACAAAAGATAACCTGAAAAATGTAATTGGCAAAGTAGTGATAATTGTTGTTGTTTTAATGACATTGAAACTATGCAACTTTTATTTTTTGATGGTTATTATGCAGAATTCATTTGGATGACGGTGCAAATTGTATTTGGTCGTGATCATCTGCTAACATATTAAGTGCAGCTTATTTATTTGAAAATTGGCTTCAGAGAATTGGCTCCGCAACCAATCCCAATTTCTTTTGCTGGGGCTAGTGCTCTATGTTGGGATATGTGGTTGAACcaaaatgatattaattttgaaaaaaatcaagAATGCACTCTTATGTGCAGATATCTTTAGGGACACGTTGGGCCAGGTTCTGGATGCTTTTGCAAAAGGAGAATTCACAAACACAAATTAAATAGGCATAGACGGCGGTCACGGTGATCTCCGTCATGGGTGTATGTTTACTACTAGTACTTTAACTGTTGCCTTTTGCTTGCTTAGTTCTATGAACCGGCTACTATACTTAATTCTTTTTTCTTAGAAACACATACACATGATCCATAACTGACAAAAAAACTGCACGATCAGCGTGGTGAATTCCAGCAAAAATGATGATgttgtccttttcttttcttttcgacgAAACGATGGCAGAAGCTCAACCAAATATAGGTCTCGATGACAAGTTGCATCTGGTTTGGCCAGGTGAAATTAATTGGAGAAGGCACGTTCTtgtgaaagagcatctaggccctagtgggttttggagcattaattgacaacacgattaaaggattaacttgtttgcatgagattatgaataggtatttaattatgaaatgtGTATTAAAAGAGATGGTTTATGTGTTGCAAGCAAGCGTGTTTATCCCATTGGTATAATGTGTATGttacaagcaaaacaagaaaagaaaaatagagcaaAGTATTCATGTTTGATATAAAGGCTTTAATATTTGCGAAGGCTTGTTTCGATCTATGATGGGATTTAAAGTGACAAGTAAagattttgtgaatgagatgtgatatgcttatgcatagtctcaaatataGAAGATCTTGTCACATGTGATAAATGGATGTTAACTtaagaagcaagcaagcaaggcaaaagagaatgagacatgagttgatacATATATGATGTCTCGAATTGGGAGGCTTGCatataagattgaattgagaatttgaagatttcattcatgacacaaatcaatataagttcaagatggacggctaggataaaggtagagaaccgagaggcgtgtttcaagaggctacacAAGCGATGGCTtgggggagcaaagaaaccgatacgggtcaaaggccggagatcctagagtcatgaagagctctatgttgaagagtgtcattattcaagaaaagaaggtgacttgtgaatcaaggtggatttcattcctatgcaattcaaagattcaaagtcactagctcaaagcgggtatgctc contains:
- the LOC120705638 gene encoding glutathione gamma-glutamylcysteinyltransferase 1-like isoform X1, translating into MATVPSLYRRVLPSPPAVDFTSPDGKRLFAEALEGGTMEGFFSLASCFQTQSEPAFCGLASLVVVLNALAIDPGRRWKGPWRWFDESMLDCCEPLDKVKAQGITFGKVACLAHCSGADVQPFRANQITVDDLRRHLIRCTSSRDCHLIASYHRKLLKQTGAGHFSPIGGYHAGQDMALILDVACFKYPPHWVPLPLLWEAMNTIDESTGLLRGFMLISRHNAAPSALYTVCCRDESWKSMAKYCVEDLPVLLKAEGLDNVQTILSRFIDSLPANAGSLIKWVAEVRRKEEEGSCLSKEEKERLFVKENVLQQVRDTKLFMIVHDLQCARIQCCTGSSSSEDSITRIAASVCSQGAAMLSGNLASSNGFCCWETHFKCVQANGGGTNTVISGSVVSEGNEQGVDMLLPIPPLSMSPCNSNMVNEIIKYPSSTDVLTVLLLALHPSTWFSIMDEKLKDEFQTLVSTDNLPDILKQEVCCHNPSMPICLLLFPIKFFPEKIRCTKHFLLWKLCEILEVLDGAVLDGLGLFLLHLFPL
- the LOC120705638 gene encoding glutathione gamma-glutamylcysteinyltransferase 1-like isoform X2, encoding MATVPSLYRRVLPSPPAVDFTSPDGKRLFAEALEGGTMEGFFSLASCFQTQSEPAFCGLASLVVVLNALAIDPGRRWKGPWRWFDESMLDCCEPLDKVKAQGITFGKVACLAHCSGADVQPFRANQITVDDLRRHLIRCTSSRDCHLIASYHRKLLKQTGAGHFSPIGGYHAGQDMALILDVACFKYPPHWVPLPLLWEAMNTIDESTGLLRGFMLISRHNAAPSALYTVCCRDESWKSMAKYCVEDLPVLLKAEGLDNVQTILSRFIDSLPANAGSLIKWVAEVRRKEEEGSCLSKEEKERLFVKENVLQQVRDTKLFMIVHDLQCARIQCCTGSSSSEDSITRIAASVCSQGAAMLSGNLASSNGFCCWETHFKCVQANGGGTNTVISGSVVSEGNEQGVDMLLPIPPLSMSPCNSNMVNEIIKYPSSTDVLTVLLLALHPSTWFSIMDEKLKDEFQTLVSTDNLPDILKQEIIHLRRQLYYLKACKDEEI